GGCTTTAAGTTGAGcattattattgcattattatcAGCTTGCTAGTGGGATCGCTTGGCAGCCAACAGCACATCGCAGAAGGTCCAACTATAAAAACCTCGGGTTCTGCCGTGCTGAGTACATATTTGCAATGGCAGGAAAACACTGGCAGATCTGTGGCGCACGCCTACCAATAGCACGCTGTTGTGCCAGAGCTCAAAGGCTTTTCCAAGTTGTGTAGAACTGCACACACCAGCTGTAGTTATGGGAAATAAACAAAGGATATCTTAGTGGGCCTCCTCAAAGAAAATGCCATGCCCCCTACTGCACATATGCGATATATATTAGTCTGTTAAATAGATATAGTAAGTGATGTTCATCCAACACACTTCtggtcaaatttaaacaaatatcaACTAgctctttattttctgtgtccGCTAAAAATAAACTCTGGTGTTAATACACAGCACATGTAAATGGAAAACCAACAAAAAGGAGTGCACAAGCCACAAAACACTattccagccaatcagcaacAGACTATGACGGTTGGGGAggcagcatgtgtgtgaatgtgtcagGCAGTAGTTATCTGTCCGTAAATCTAGGGGGGTGCAGAATCCTTctgaaagagagtgtgtgtgtgggaggtgCAACACtgcttactgcacctttaatttGTATTACATGCTTTGGCCAATTACCCAGTGCATAACTGAAAAGATTGGCTAAGGTGAGATTGCACTTTATGCGTTGCTTATTTCTAATGAGTGGTAAGATTGATAGAGTTTAATAAACAACactacacaatcacacaattcTCCAAACATTACGCATTTGGCTGCACTTTCCTTATTAGAATTGTGGTATCTTTGTCAGCTCCCAGCAGGCCTTCCCATATATCTTCTCATTAAACTATTCATCAGATAGACCTCATCAAAGATTAAGAGTATCCTCACAGTTCATTACAAGATGCCCTGCTTTTTATTTGATGAAGTAATTCATccataatgtatgtgtgtatattgcaGGATGCCTTCGAGACTGCAGAACAGCATCGGCTTTCCAAAGGATTAGACCCGATACgagtgaaagagagagtaaaaaatgtgtttgatcgAGTCGGCATTTCCCTCTGCGCTTGAACTGGTGCAATTACTTTAAATGGAGGAGATCAGACTCATTGTGAGCACGAGTACAGGCTTGATGGGAAAAGCATGATAAGAATTACAGTAGCATTAAATCGGTGGAGCAGAATTAGCTTCATCTCAGGGCCGGTGATGAGGAGGCTGTTGCAGCGGGGAGATCTCGACACTGTGAAAGGCATAGGTGCTTTATCAGAAGTGGCAGGCTGAATGAGGTTCATCAGCCCGTCCTTTGATTGAATTCTTTCTCATCGTCTTGTTGTTTCTGACCGACCGCGGAACACTTTCCTGAGTGAGTCAGCGTCCTTGGGATTGGTTGCCTCCACTCATCCAAGGGTGATGAGCAACTCAGCCTATTCTATCTGCAAAAATGCCTCCTGGGAATCCAGACAATGTCAGTTGATGCTTGAAATAAATCTCAGAGCATTGACAAATGTCAAAGCTAAATAGGAGGAAGCCTAGGTCAGGGTATGCAGTGCGGGTGAAAGAGATCTGTGTATGTTGAACAATGGTGTGTTCAGGCTGGCTAAATGGAGGGACAACGCCACGGTGAAGTGACACTTTGTGGCTCGATGCAGGATTATTTGACAAAAATCAGGAAAACCAAGAATGTTTCCATTGTTGATTCTTATCTTCATGCAGATTTTGCCAGTATAGCAGAATCACATATATGTGTTCATGAGGCACCGGCCTTCATCGAATTGGGTGGCTCATGTTCAACTTGTGCACAGATGGCGGTGGGCAGAAGGATTGGTAATTGGAAGGGACTGTGTTGCATACTGACCCTCTctgcatgggaaaaaaaaaaacgagctTTAAAGAGTGCTATATTGTAGAAGTTTAACTCAAAGCACTTTATAGAAGATCAAAATTGAAACACTACAACTAGTGCACGGGGCTACATGTGTCTGGCTGTACGAGCAAATGGCAGATTACCTCCTCTTGGAGTCCGTAATGAATGGCTCTGCTGACAAGTGGGTGTGGATTAGGTCATTGTGTTACTCATGCGCTCCCGAAATAGCCAACTATTCCTTACCGTCAGAGCTGCAGTGTAATTTCTGCTCAAAACAAGAACATGTTGTCTCTCCATCTTCAGTTTCACTGTTTGAAATGCTGCTGAGGTGGAGCATAGAACCGACTATTTCACTATTAGATAAGAACTGTCCTGATTATGGCATCATGGACTTCTCAGACTCAAGCCTTAAAGTCTAGTCATCATTCAACAAGTGTATAATACGTCTTATCAGATGCATGAGACAATGAATAGTCAGCAGACCAAGCCATTGACGCCATTGGGATGAAATTCTGGGATTCAAGTATGATGGGATGAACAGGGATCAATGATGGACCAGTAAGAAACTCAGGGAGTAAGACTNNNNNNNNNNNNNNNNNNNNNNNNNNNNNNNNNNNNNNNNNNNNNNNNNNNNNNNNNNNNNNNNNNNNNNNNNNNNNNNNNNNNNNNNNNNNNNNNNNNNNNNNNNNNNNNNNNNNNNNNNNNNNNNNNNNNNNNNNNNNNNNNNNNNNNNNNNNNNNNNNNNNNNNNNNNNNNNNNNNNNNNNNNNNNNNNNNNNNNNNNNNNNNNNNNNNNNNNNNNNNNNNNNNNNNNNNNNTGTATCATTCCGGTAACAAAAAAAGCTGCTAATGGATCAGTTGATTGATTGGTAAatgtttttggggggatttAGGCGATGTTTTCTATTACAGAGTTGTATGATTGCATATTGAGAAACGATTGAAAACACTTGGAtaaggtttgtttttgtaattaaagaTGTAAAGGTACATTCCAAAAAGGGTGGGACCTGAAAAGCATTTGGCTTCCTCCTACTCCATCAAGGGTATTTATTCAATTTCTATAAGTATTTTGCTTCTtcttgcttcttcttcttcttttatagTGAACTacctttgtgttttgtatttggatattttttgtttcttcttttattgatggacataATCTATTAATTCATTCATCTGCTAACATTGATGTTGTGAATTCATTATACAAAATTAGCTTGAGGTACTTATCCACCAGGTGGCcccagttgccagtttatttgGTAACCCtagctaaaacaaacacaaaaatccaATCTAACAGTCTTGCAATACATCCTCCCTTCATGAATGtattaaagcacccatattatgctcattgtCCGATTTGTGATAGTATTTAAAGGTTATattagaataggtttacatggtttactttttttttaaaacaccatatttttgttgtactgtgcATTAGTGCAGCTCCTCATTTCAccttgtgtgttgagctctctgttttagctacagagtccTTACAGTAgcaggtaaggactactagcctgtcaggagcagagtatgagagcGTGGCCTGAAAGTACCTAGATAAGGACTACtggccagtcaggagcagagtatgagggcatgccctgacagtacctaggtaaggactactagccagtcagaagcagagtatgagggcgtggcCTGACAGtccctaggtaaggactactagccagtcagaagcagagtatgagggcgtgccctgacagtccctaggtaaggactactagccagtcagaagcagagtatgagggcttttttcactttgtcaacctataacgtgcacaaaaaagatttataaTGCAACAAAGAAAAGGGATAAAGCCCCAAAACACAATATGAGCTctttaatgttcagtttttgtgtaAATTCTTAAACAGATGTGTTGATTTAACTCTATGATTATGTTCGGGGTGCCCCTCGTGGTCTAATACCAACATAGTCTTGTAAGTACCAATGTGTCTCTAAGTCTTTTTCCAATGGAAGGTGACACTTGTCATGTGTCTTGGGAGGTTCCCCTTTTTATAGTGGGTCACTTTTTGGCTCCACAGGGCAGCTGGGGGTTAAATACCGCTGTTCCTCCAGCAACCCCAGCTTCCAACTGATTTACTCACCACCAAGTGGCTGTGATAAACCAGTGATGGAAATAGATGAGGACACCTTACTCATTATTTCTTCACATCATGACCAAACTAGTTTTGTGGGAGGATTGATTGCTCAGCAGTGCTCAAGGTGTCCCTTTTAAATCCTTTGCATGCTGATTTCCTTTGAGTTTCGGATATTAAACACttattcttttttctgtgtacaCCTCATATGCCCCAGAAATGAAACCAGAGTGTCTGTTTGTATTAGACGCATCACTGTATctaaaaataaaggttaagGAGGGAAGAAAAGATCATCCCCATTCTCCGTGAGTAACTAAAGTCTTTCGTTGTTGTAGCAGAAATGAATAAATTCATGCCAGAAATCCCACTGTGAACCAAAATGCATCCATAATTTAAAACCCATCCAGTATGTGGGAGTACAGTTTCAGAGCTACAGTTAGATGTGTGGGGGTGGGTAATATACTGGACTGGGTTTTTGAAGGCCTGTTGGGGAAAATGgctgaggaaaagaagaaggagcAAAGGGGaaagtgcagagaaaaaaagattgatgcTGTGTGCGTTTCTGCGTCCCAagtgatagtttttttttgggttgGGAAGTCACTATGTCTTAGAAGCAATCATCCAGCAATGCTGTGAGATagttaaaaaacaagatggtggaaaaaaaaaaacaagtggtAAGAAGAAGTGCTCTACTTCAGATGACATTATTTGTCTTCTCCATTTGTGTATTTGCGTGTGTAACCTTTATAAAAACGTAACCTCAATGAAAATATCTATACTAACAATGATTAATACCTTTAACTTCTGCAATTGCTATCAATCCAATGCATCCACAAAAGCCCCCCCATTGCAATCAAGCTTTATTGCAGTAATAATGATTTTGTACAGCGTCTCTAATGAGTACCCATTAGAACAACAAAGCTGCCCTGTGCAATACCTGCTGCCTGCCACAGTTCATGGCAGGGGGGGGCCGTGCTGAATATAAATGAGGGTTTGTTCTGTGGATGCATAGAGGCGGCTGTTTGGGTTAATTAATGGGAACCTGGTTTCCTGTGCCGCTGAGAACCTGCGGAGCCCTCCTCTTGGCCTGGTGGGATATAATGAATAGTGCAGATCAGTTGGCGGAGCTGTCAGCTCAGGCGGCAGGCACCACCTTTTACTCCGGTGCAAGGCCAGTTTTATAGCCCAGATAATGGTCGGCAAGTGCAGCTCTCGTGTGGGGAGGCTCTGTCTCGTGGGTTCAAGTGGGAATGCGGTATAGGTTGGATTTTGTTACAAAAGCAATCATGCCTTTGTCTGTACTGAGTTCCCTTTTTGTACAATTATACACGTGAAGAAGGGTACACCAATGTAAAGGAAGGAGGCCTTTAGAGCATATTGTTGGCCAATTATAGAGCTTATGTGCATTAAAACTTAGTCAGTGAAAGTGTGGTCAAACGGGAAGTCACTATCCATTGATTTCACTGATGACAGGGGGCCTTTTGCTTCCGGATTCAAATTGATCCCCTTTCATTCCCaaacaattaaatattaaaacgtGCCAATGTCTAGCCATGTTGAAAGAAAAGCTAGGAATTAACTGTCATTCAGGGGGGATCAATTGTTCATATTAGGGATGAAGTGGTTTTCCTCCAGCTGCAGTACCTAACTGCTCAGGATTTGCAGATACAGATTATCCAACACTGCTGTCTTTTACTGAAATGTAAAGTCTGTATACATCACCTACGCTGCATCTAATGGTTATGTTCTATCGTCAATTAATCTAACAAATATTTTCTCAATCAGTTTTAGTTATGATCATTTTTGaaagatgatgtcctcaaatgtcttgtttggtcCACACCTCACAGATAAATTtggtttactgtcacagaagaGTGTAGAATCTAgtaaatatttgcatttaagaagctggaatcaggaCTAAAAAAGCGATTAATCTGTTTCCAAAATAAGTTCAtgtaatagttgacaactactGGGATttattaatctttgcagcttgAAACAACCCTGTGACTGGGCTCTTTCTTTTTAAGGCTAAAGTGAGGACAGAGATGGTTTATAGAGGGAATATAGAATGGAatggaatagaatagaatagaatagaatagaatgcctttataaGTGCAATACCTGTGCAACAAGATCAAAGCAaccccctttacagtgtcaacactaatatagaaatatataatataaaaatatgaaatataaatgtaactagtgcacaaaaaaagagaagggggggatgtggtgcacagttcctgagagcaactatatacatatattaagtagtagtagtatccACATTATGCAGAAATATAGTTCggtgtatcaaaagtcctgattattaaatattgcacagtaatgagattACGTGATTGAGTATTAAATGTTACActgcaattaaattaaatggttaagtaTTAATATAGATCTATGTGGATTTCTATGGATCCAGTGTATGAGATCTGTGCATAACTAGTTAAACATCTGCTTTACAGTATATCACTGCTAAGCAAAATGGCAATAAGAGGAGGGACATCAAGGTAATCCTGTTATTTGAAAATAGTTTGATCAAATGCTAGAGACACTTGAACCTTTCAGTGCCACCTGTGTTTCACCTTGCCAGCTCTGGTTTGGCTGCACCTTTATGCTCACACCTGTAGGGGAGTAAGATGGTGGACCTCCAGAATCTCACAAGAAGCAAATAATGCAACCGGCATATGCAAAAACGTGACACACACAGGTGCTGTTTCACATCCTCCTCCCAAGTCTCAGTGAGGCCTCCCTGCCAACCTTGTAAAAAGCCGACGCTCACTGtcagatatagagatatagatgCAAAAGCTCCTCTTTAGCGTCTGTATGAAACTCAACAGTGGTGGTGTAAGATGACATTGTATTAACAGCGTTTGTGAGTAGTATGGCAGACTTAAAATCCCAATAAGAAGGTTGgcggggtggtggatgggtcaaacaacacaggactttcagcCCTGGGACCTGGGTTCCTGTCCCATTCTAGTCACCGAAACACACATGTTTTAACCCCGGACCCACAatattttcctaaacctaaaGTACCCTGGAATAATTAcaattaaagcttttttttttaatttaactaattgattcatgtattcatgtatttattcatttattcaatgCATTCCATGCATGTcatttaaacatactgtacgtcCAGACCCAGAGCTCCAAATACCTTTTGCATCAAAACTAAGCATTGCTTTTATAAAGTGCTCAATGCATACAGCATGTACATATTTCTATACATAAATCTGTGGAATGTACGTTCATTTACATTACCAAAGGTGGATAAAGGTAGATCAAGTCCTCCAGTCGTTATTCACGGGCCATGGTATGGGACTTTATTGTCTCTGGGACTGGTAtgaatttcaaatgaaaactatttggttgtcttttcttgacacttttgtcactttcctgatgtttatgtcactttttgtgatgtttttatcaattttttctgCGCTTTTTGCACAATTTTGAAGCTTTTTGGGACATTTGTTTCCATAAAATTGCAACCAAATGTAACGAAAGTTGTGTACTGATcgtttattttacttgttatGAGTGTTGTAGGAAACCATCCAccttatgtttttatttttgacaatttgctcgaaagaaacccaaatttctgatatagaaaccttttgaaaatgggtcaaatttgacctgaggacaacaggaggttAAAGTGAAACGTAAATCTTTTAACCCCACccacgatcttttcctaaacctaaagTACgctgaaataattaaaagttcaactttttttttcatgtattcatgtatttattcatttatttgatgcATTCCATGAATGTCagttaaacatactgtaccagACCCAGAGCTccaaaggagactttttgcatcaATAACATCTGACCAAGCATCGCTGTTTGACGCTCTGGGAATAAGAATGTATGGAAACCTTCCACTAGCCCAACACTGTTCAGTAGAAGTAGTCGTGGTTAAGTGGTCTGCATGATAGCGGTGCTGCCATGTGCGGCAGAGTGAAAAGGTGGAAAGATATTCATTAAGTGCTAAATAAAGCAATAAGGCCCAGTGGAATGTGAAACAATGACTCCTTCCAGGTGGTGCTGTGCTGTGAAAGGAGTTGGGGGAATAGGATGAGACAGAAAGCTCGTCTGGCTGCCTGGATGTTAGCATTGGACTTGGCAGCTCTCTGCCAGGGAAACGCTGACAGGCAGGCACGCCTGTCACAGCACATAAGTGCCTCCTTGCACAACCCTGAAGGGCAGGTCAGCTCACAAGCCCAGTCCCACACTCAAGCCTCAGACCGGAGTGTGAAGTAGGGGCATGTGTCACAGCCTTTACACGGTTGAATGCTTcgaaaggtgagagagaggcCACTGACATTGTAGAAATGCACATTGCTAGTCCTACTTCTCCCATACTTTGCTTAATTAGAGGGACCTGGGTGATTAAACTGTACTCGGGGTGAGCATTTCTGCAAGCAGAGCCATATTAGTGTTCACTAAAAAACACTGTACACAGTAATCAGAAAAGTAGTTTTATGCATGCCTCACGGATCAATGATCCTCTTTAATTATAATGTACTGacagcagggctgtagtactcgagtccggacttGAGACCGTTTCTCtgtggtcttggacttgtctcggactcgctagtatttggactcggacttgtctcggccactggtcttgccaaatatggcttttggtctcgacagagtccaggtgtctttattacgTTGATAATAACattggagggaaagtaaaacccaaaatgattgtctcgGTGCTGTcgtgcataagacctttttctgtcctggacttggtcttgactcggacttgaacctctttgaaCTCGGTCTTTTCTTGGACtagactagtcctggtcttggacttgtcttggactaatatggtcttgactacagctgACAGCTCCTCAACAAAAGATGTTTTCTGATCATTTTCTAATGAGTGCTGTGTGCTGTACACACGCTGTACTGTGCTTTCTTTTACAATGGGggatcatttttaaatgaaactatttTGTAACTGTTACCTTCGAATTTTACTGCGGATTAGACAAAatggaaatgtcaaaatatcCTATTTCATCAGCCTCTCTTTATCTAGAGGAAACAGAACTAACTTTTTCTGATGGGAAAATTGGACAGCCTTTGTAAAAACAGccttcctgctgctgtaaaagcCATGCAATAACACACCCTTTAAAACCCAAATAGGGTTCGCAGTAAAACAGCATTTTATGGTAGGAAGATGACCCCCTTTGTGCTTTGATCACACCACAGTGGGTTCAAGTGACTTCTCTTAGAagatcatttattaaaaaaagagttaaaatgaTCTGTAACCCTTTTTTTGTAGCCTATACAAATATAAGTGAAGAGTAAAATGTATGTGCTGAACACAGTCTGCTTGCCATATGCATTCAGAATAGTACTCTGTAgttgggttgtgtgtgtgtgtgtgtgtgtgtgtgtgtgtttgtgtctgtgtgtgtgtgtgtgtgtgtgtgtgtgtgagtgagtgtgttccCATGCAGGgaatatgtctgtgtgttgagATTACCTTACCATGACCTTTGCTGCTGAAGCTGGGTGTTTGCATAGCCTGGCCCTGTTGTTTTGACTAGCACAGCTCTCGCAGCTTGTTTTCCATGTGAAGGCTACtgaagacttttattttgtaaatgaattccatgacatttaaacaaaatgtcttcCGCTATTTCATCTCATGGCTCATGGAACATTTTtacatgtgtatattttttttttccgttttttttttttttttgaagctttctctgacattgttttcaattttgtttagcattcttttatcatatttttctcccaatgctataaaatgatttaaaccaaatgtaacaaaagtaGTGTACTCCATGTTTATTTTACTTGGTATGAGCCTTGTAGGGAACACTcctcattatgtttttatttttgacattttgcttgaaagaaacccaaatttatGATGtggaaaccttttgaaaatgggtcaaatttgacccgaggacaacaggagagttAAGTGAACGCTAACAATTTGACAAGAACACATCAAAGGCAAGaaaacagggtgaaaacagcCGATCcaaaagaagttaaaaagttaaaaagacgAGACAGCAAATGGAAATTTTCCCATGGTTTTGAAACCTCTTCTGCAACATTAGAGGTCTAATTTAATGCTCTATATCCTTCTTCTTGTGTTTGCTGAATTTCATTGCCTGGTATTGATGTTCCTTGTCATGTATAGGAAATCAAAGTCATCTAGAAGTGAGAACCCATCTGATTTCCTGCAATAAATTTGCCTTTATTAGTCTCCGAATGCCTTGATTTGATTCACCTGTATTGATTTGAGTCTGGATTCTGACCTGGTAAAGGAAGACGGAGCACTCTGGTCTTGTCTTTTGGCCTGCAGCCACACTTGCGTATTTCAGACACATTTTCTAACGAGCTGTCTGGCTAACTGTTTTTTTCAGCCGGAGAAATTACAGTATCAATGGAAAGTTACCTTATAGAGTTACAGAAGAAAGCAGATGGGACGAGGAAAGATGAAAAGAGACtcaaagaaatatgaaatatgaattgAGATTATCCTTTTGAGATGATACACTTATAACAGACATGGATTGTATTTATGGTCAGATTGCTTTTTCAAGGGAATGAGGAAGTGTCATTTCAGTATAATACAGACATTCATTCTGCTTTATATGCCTGAAATCTGAAAGacttttctccttctttttgtctttgtcctttTCTACAGATGAGCTGTGGACTGCCGAtgatttctcctcttcctccagttCAAATTGAATGGCAGACAAAGACTGCACTTCTCACCGCTCTTGTTATCACTGAGCTCGAAAAGACAGATCTAGTCCACGGCTAAACcattgtctccttttttttgttgcttccatCTCTTAAGCCAATCTCTCCTCTCTGTGCCATTACCATGGCTTGTTTTCTGGCATCCGCCTTTCTTCTGGTTCTCCAGACATACGCTGCCCCAACTGAGCTTGCCCAGGCAGGATTTGGCATAACACTGGACCCCATGGACCTTGATCCTGGAGTACCTGTCAATGTCTCTGGAGATGTACCCTCATCTCCACCCCCAGGGACTAGTAAAAGAGCCCCGCACAGTATCATTATTGGGGTTCGCAAGGGGGGCACAAGAGCGTTGTTGGAGATGCTAGACATCCACCCTGAGGTTGCCGCTGCTGCCACCGAGGTGCATTTCTTTGACTGGGATGAGAACTATGCCAAGGGCTTTGATTGGTACCGTGACTTGATGCCCTACTCTTACCCTAACCAGATCACAGTGGAGAAGACTCCAGGTTACTTTACGTCAGCCCTCGCTCCAGAACGCATCTGCGCCATGAACTCGTCCATAAAGTTGCTACTGATCTTGCGAGACCCGTCCGAGCGGGTTATCTCCGACTACACCCAGGTGTACTTCAACCGGCTGGAGAACCACAAGCCGGTGCAAGCCATTGAGAACCTGCTAGTGCGCAACGGAGCACTGAATATCCGGTACAAGGCCATTCAGAGGAGCCTGTATGACGTGCACATGCGCAACTGGTTGCGCCACTTCCCACTGGAACAAATGCACATCGTAGATGGGGATGCTCTGATACGAGACCCCTTGCCGGAGCTTCAGAAGGTGGAGCGTTTTCTGAACTTGCCCCCAAGGATAGTATCCTCCAACTTCTACTTCAACCAGACCAAGGGGTTTTACTGTATCCGAAGCGATGGTCGAGAGCGCTGTCTGCATGAGTCTAAGGGACGTCCTCACCCCGCCGTCAACAGCACCGTCCTCCAGCAGCTCCGCACCTACCTACAAGAACACAACCGAACCTTCTTTAGGCTGGTGAAGCGCACCTTCGACTGGCAATGAGGAACCTAGATCGATCACAAAGCGGACTAAAGGGAGCCGCAGCCTTGTCGGGGATGAGGACAAAAACGGGGCATGAAGCACTTTACTCAACTAATAAAACCCCCTTTGAATGACCTCTTTATACCTACTGTTGTGATCTTTGGTTTCAGCAGAGCACTTCTATATTTACACGATAAGGCAACAAAAACTATAAACTGTAACTAGAGGCGT
This portion of the Etheostoma cragini isolate CJK2018 chromosome 17, CSU_Ecrag_1.0, whole genome shotgun sequence genome encodes:
- the hs3st1l1 gene encoding heparan sulfate (glucosamine) 3-O-sulfotransferase 1-like1; its protein translation is MACFLASAFLLVLQTYAAPTELAQAGFGITLDPMDLDPGVPVNVSGDVPSSPPPGTSKRAPHSIIIGVRKGGTRALLEMLDIHPEVAAAATEVHFFDWDENYAKGFDWYRDLMPYSYPNQITVEKTPGYFTSALAPERICAMNSSIKLLLILRDPSERVISDYTQVYFNRLENHKPVQAIENLLVRNGALNIRYKAIQRSLYDVHMRNWLRHFPLEQMHIVDGDALIRDPLPELQKVERFLNLPPRIVSSNFYFNQTKGFYCIRSDGRERCLHESKGRPHPAVNSTVLQQLRTYLQEHNRTFFRLVKRTFDWQ